The stretch of DNA ACGATTTGCTTGAAGGTATTGTCGGAGATATCCCGGGTATTGATGAGGAAGATGAACCTGAAGCCATCCAAAGAGACGATGGAACCTGGTTAATCGATGGAAGATATCCTATTGACAAATTCAAAAAATTATTCGACTTTAAGGATTCCTTGCCTGATGAAGAAGAGGATAACTATACTACTTTAGCAGGATTTATCCTCAGTATCAGCGGAACAATTCCCAATGAAGAGGACAAGTATGAATGTGGAAGATTTATCTTTGAAATCATTGATATTGACGGACACCAAATCGATAAAGTTCTTGTAACCGATTTAGGTCCTGAAGAAGAAATTGTAGAGGAATAATATGGATGCTGGAATCATAATTCAAGTTGTTTTATTACTTGTAGGATTTGTATTTTTAATTAAAGGGTCTGACTTTTTTGTAGACGGCGCCAGCAGTATCGCTTCACTTTTAAAAATACCTACAATAATTGTGGGTTTGACTATTGTGGCATTAGGAACAAGCGCTCCCGAAGCTGCAGTTTCAATTACCTCCTCACTTACCGGAAGCAATGCGATGGCAGTGAGTAACGTTATCGGAAGTAATCTGTTTAACATATTGATGGTTATTGGAATTTCTGCATTAATGGGCGACCTGTTAATGGAAAAAAAAGTTTTAGATAAAGATTTGCCATTTCTTGTAGGAATTACTATATTATGGGCAATATTCATTATTATTGGCTGGGACATAACCAACATTGAAGGAATCATCTTACTCATAATTTTAATTGCATATATTTTCTATTTGGTTCGTGACGCTAGAAAATCCAGTGAGGGAACTACTGTTGAAAAACCGAAATTAACACTTCAAAAAAGTATAATTTTCATTATTGTTGGGCTTGCAGGTATCATTATTGGTGGAGACTTAGTTGTAGACAGTGCTTCAGCTATAGCAATTGCGCTTGGAATGAGTGAAACCTTGGTAGGTTTAACCATTGTGGCAATAGGTACCTCTTTACCAGAACTTGTAACATCAATTACTGCTTTAAAGAAAGGAGAAAATCAGTTAGTAATAGGTAATGTTATTGGATCAAACATCTTTAACATATTGTTTGTATTAGGTGCAAGTAGTGCCATAAGTGCAATACCTCTTGATTCAAGTTTGCTAATAGATGTTATCTTCATGCTGTTCGTTACAGTATTATGTTTCATATTTGGTAAAACACAAGAAAAATATGATAAAAGAGAAGGATTTATATTAGTTGCATTATTTTTCGTTTATATGGCCTTCGCAATTTTGAGAAATTAATTCTTTCAGTTCACAAGCCTTGCAAATGTTGGATGAAGTCGGCTCACCGCACACTTCACATTCATTAAGGTTTGTGGATATATCATTTTCAAATGTCAAGATTTTTTGGAATGATTCCATCACATTATTTTTTACACCAGGATATTTATCTTCACTAACATTAAGAAATTCCTTGATTTTAGCTCTTAGTGACAAATGAGAATAGGGACATTCATCTAAATGAATATCAATATCATTGATTACAGCCCACATTCCAACTTCCTTTTCTGGAGTATTCCATAAAGGCTTAATCCTTGGAACAAGCTTAGGATGAATTACATCCAATTCTGGACCAAATTTGGAGAACTTTATGGTGTCTCCTCTAGCAAAACTCATTAAAAAAGATTGTATTTCATCATCCAGATTATGGCCAGTTGCTATTTTTGCAGCACCCAATTCATATGCGGTCTTATTTAGGATATTCCTTCTAAAAACACCACATGGAATACATGCACTTTTAAAATCCTGATAAATATCATCTAAGGCAAAGCCTTCTTCGACTTTAAAAGATTTCAGAACAAGTTCAACATTTAAATCCTTGGCATTGTTAATAGCTGAATCAACACCGTGCTGTCTATAACCTGCAATTCCTTCATCAACGCTGATAGCCACCAAATCAAAATCAAGATAATCCTGATAATTTTTTAATGCGTGAAGTGTCAAAACACTATCCTTTCCACCGGATAGCGCTACAGCTATTAGTTCCCCTTCCCTAATTAATTCATAATCGCGAATTAAATTATTTATTCTTGTAAAAATCTTTTCATTGAATTCATCTTTATCTAATTTGACCATTACTAAAATAATTTATAAAAGGATAAATAAATAATTTTACAAGGTGAAACAATGATTACATGTGATTTTGCAATATTGCCTGTTGGAACAGAAACTACCGAATGTAAAGATTATGTAACAGCAGCCGTCCAGTCAATTAAAGATTCTGGACTCAACTACCAATTAACAGGAATGGGAACACAAATAGAAGCGGATAATCTAGAAGAGCTATACAAAGCAATAGCTGAAGCTCAAGAAGCTATTTTTAAACTTGGCATTGGAAGAGTCTACACTGTTATAAAAGTAGATGACAGAAGAGACTTGGAAAACAGAACCCTTGATGCCAAAGTCGATACAGTAAATGAAATGTTAAAATAATAATAAAAAAAGTGAAAATTTAATTTAATTCATCAGAAGCCTTTTTAACAGCTCCGATGACTAAATCCAAATCTTCTTTTGTTAATGACGGGTGAACTGGAAGGGAAATTACATTGTCTGCGGCGATTTCCGCATTAGGACAGTTTCCAGAGACGCCCAATGCTTTATAAATCGGTTGATTGTACAATGGAATTGGATAATGGATACCGGTTCCTACACCACATTCATTAATGATATCTACCCAATCATCCCTATTTCCTTTTTCAATCCTAATTGTGTACTGGTGATATACATGTTTTGAGTCATATGCACAATAAGGAGTTATAACGCCGTCAACATCTTTCAATCCTTCATTCAAATACGCTGCATTTTCA from Methanobrevibacter sp. YE315 encodes:
- a CDS encoding calcium/sodium antiporter, with amino-acid sequence MDAGIIIQVVLLLVGFVFLIKGSDFFVDGASSIASLLKIPTIIVGLTIVALGTSAPEAAVSITSSLTGSNAMAVSNVIGSNLFNILMVIGISALMGDLLMEKKVLDKDLPFLVGITILWAIFIIIGWDITNIEGIILLIILIAYIFYLVRDARKSSEGTTVEKPKLTLQKSIIFIIVGLAGIIIGGDLVVDSASAIAIALGMSETLVGLTIVAIGTSLPELVTSITALKKGENQLVIGNVIGSNIFNILFVLGASSAISAIPLDSSLLIDVIFMLFVTVLCFIFGKTQEKYDKREGFILVALFFVYMAFAILRN
- a CDS encoding TIGR00269 family protein, with translation MVKLDKDEFNEKIFTRINNLIRDYELIREGELIAVALSGGKDSVLTLHALKNYQDYLDFDLVAISVDEGIAGYRQHGVDSAINNAKDLNVELVLKSFKVEEGFALDDIYQDFKSACIPCGVFRRNILNKTAYELGAAKIATGHNLDDEIQSFLMSFARGDTIKFSKFGPELDVIHPKLVPRIKPLWNTPEKEVGMWAVINDIDIHLDECPYSHLSLRAKIKEFLNVSEDKYPGVKNNVMESFQKILTFENDISTNLNECEVCGEPTSSNICKACELKELISQNCEGHINEK
- a CDS encoding MTH1187 family thiamine-binding protein, producing the protein MITCDFAILPVGTETTECKDYVTAAVQSIKDSGLNYQLTGMGTQIEADNLEELYKAIAEAQEAIFKLGIGRVYTVIKVDDRRDLENRTLDAKVDTVNEMLK